CGGGCGAATGACGATAAAATTACCCAAATCGGTGGCCTGGCTTCCCGGACCTAGGCTGCTGCTCGAGCTGTGCGACCTTGGGGAGCGGCACGGTGGCGAGGTCTCCTGAGGGACACGGAGTCACGCACAGCGCCGGTGCACGGAGCAGATTGCTGCCCGTACTGCCTGCTCTGCTGCTGTTCATCGGCCTGTTCGTCGGCCTCTTCACACCCCGTGATGTCAGGCCGGATGCCTTCCTCGCCACGGCCATGATTTCTGCCGCCGCGTTGCTGCCCCTGTGGGGGACCGTCCTCATCGGAGTGGGCGCGTGCGCCATCTTTGTCGGCCTGATGGTGGACTTCAATGATCTGGGGGATGCGACCGCCTACTCTGAGCTCGCCACCCTCGCGGCGATTGCGGCATTCGCCGTCTTCTTCAACCGCCTGCTTGGCCGACGCGCTCATCAGCTTGTCCTGGTCCGCTCAGTGGCCGAGACGGCCCAGCTGGCGGTGCTGCATCCGGTACCGCGACACCTCGGGCACGTCACGCTCGAGAGCCTGTACCTGGCCGCCGCGGCGGAAGCCCGGATCGGCGGCGACCTGTACGAGGCCATGCACACCCCGCACGGCGTACGGCTGCTTATCGGTGACGTACGCGGCAAGGGCCTGCTCGCGATCCAGACGGCCGCGACGCTGCTCAGCGCCTTCCGCGAGGCCGCCCACGACGCGCCCGACCTGCCCCACCTCGCGCGCCGCCTGGAGACGAGCATGAGCCGCCATGCTTCCCAGTACCCAGGGCTCCCGGGCTCGGAGATCGCTGAACGTTTCATCACCGCCCTCCTCGCCGAGATCCCGGACGATGAACCGGTCGTCCGGACCGTCACCTGCGGCCACCCGCCCCCGCTGCTGCTGCACCGCGGCGAGGTCCGGGAGCTGCAGCCCTCCGCTCCGTCACCGCCGCTCAACCTCGGCATGCTGGTGGGCGACGGGTACCACGTCGACCTCGCCCCCTTCCACCCCGGAGACCAGCTCTTGCTGTACACCGACGGGGTCACTGAAACTCGCGACCGCTCCGGCGCCTTCTACCCCCTCACCGAACGCATCCGCTCATGGAGCGGCGAGGCGCCCCATCACCTCCTCGACCATCTCCACCGCGACCTGATCGCCTACAGCGGCGGCGAGCTCGACGACGACATCGCTGCCCTCGTCGCCCGGCGCCGCCCGAGCCTCTGAGCGTGAGATGAGGCCCTGCCCTACTCAGGCTTGCCGGAACTCGTTCGAGGTGCCCGAAGCCGGGCCACCCTTGCTTGCCACCAACTCGCTACGAACGCGCGCTACTTGGCACCACTCGACGCATCGGGGCTCTCGCCGCTGTAGTGAATCGGGTACTCGGTGGTGTAGTCCTCGACAGGCGTGACCATGTCTGCGGCGTATTGGGCACGCGCCCGCCGGTCCTCGTCGCTGAGTGGAGGATGCACGGGGTCTGTGGCCGGCGCGCGCCAGAGCTGGATCAGGTGGCGTTCTCCGTGATCGCCGATGCCGGGGTCGGGGTCGTCGGCGTGGCAGTACAGACGCATGCGTACCGAGTCACCGTCCTCGGCGGTCGGCGGCACGTCCAAGGGTGGTTCCTCTTCGGGCCAGGCGTCCCAGAAATCGCCCTGCCCGATGGTGGCGAGGCAGAAGGCAGGGGCGTCGGCCCGCAGGCTCATTTCCTCCGCGGGCTCCCAGCCACCGTCTGTTTCAGGGCCGGGCGGGGTGTCGTGGACCTGGACGGTCATCTGCAGCGGGCCGGTGTCGGTGGTGGGCAGGACGACGGCGGTGGCCGCGGTAAGAGGGCCGCAGCGCCAGCCGAACGGCATCTCGGATGGGAAGTCGTAATCGTCGTCGAAACCGATGAGGTAGCCGTGCTCGCCGACGTCGACGGTGAACGTCACTTCACGGAGCAGCATGCAGACCCTCCTTCATCGGAGAGCTGCCCCGCTCCCCGAACACCGTGGGATGCCGGGCACCCTGCCTGGCGGCGAGTGTAGCCACGGTTGGACGATCCCGTAGGAGGGGTCGTGGTCCATGACGTGCATCTGGCCGCGCCAGGCGGTGATACGTCCGCCCCGGGCCTCGTTCTCGTTGACGGAGGCGGGTGCCGTCCCACCGTTGGCGCGGAGCCCCGGATGGCTGACGCCGTGCTCGACGGCCCCTCGCAGCCACTCCTCTCCTTCGCTGGGCGAGTGGACTGTGCCGGCACCCCGCGGACTGGTACACGGAGCGGCTGGGGCTACACGGCTCCAACTCGCAGACCCCCCGCACGGTGAATCGGACTACTATCGGCGGTCGTAGGAAACGGAGGCGGCCATGGGACCCGAGATCGCCGACCTCGCCAGGACGGCGGGGACAACGATGGTGACACTGATGGCCGGGCAGGCCTGGGAGGCGGCCCGCGAGGGTCTGGTCTCCCTCTGGCGGCGCTTCCAGCCGGAGCGCGCCGAGGCCGTCGCCGGTGAACTGGACGCCGCCCGTGACGACCTGTTGCTCGCGCAGCGGTCGGGTGACACCGACACGGAGGCCGAACTGACCGCCGAGTGGCAGGCGAGGGTGCGCCGCCTGCTGGCCGCCCGTCCCGAGGTCGCCGAGGAACTGCGTCGGGTTTTGGCGGAGCTGGCCCCGCAGCTCCCGGACCAGCGAGCCTCGGCCGGCATCCGGCTGAACGCCGACGTCTCCGGCAGCGGGCGGGTCTACCAAGCCGGACGCGACCAGCACATCACCGAGCGATGAGCGAACTCGGCGCCCGGGCGTCGGGACAGGGGCGGATCTTCCAGACGACCGGGGATCAGTACGTCCAGGAGCATCACCATCACTACAGCGCCGACACCGTTCCGCTCTTCGCAGGCGAGGCCGGCCCGTACGCCGGCGGATCCAGGCCGGCTGCCCCCGACTCCGTCCGCATTCCGCTGATCGGACGCCCGCCCAGGCTGCTGCGCGACCGGGCAGAACTCTGCCAGGCGCTGGGCACGGCCGTGGCCGGCCACGGCGGTGAGATCCACGTCGTGCACGGCATGGGCGGCTGTGGCAAGACCGCGCTGGCGTACTGGCTGTTCACCGAGGCCGTACGCGAACACAGGCGTGTCGGGTTCTGGGTGAACGCCTCTGAGCGGATGTCCCTGCGCGCCGGGATGCTGGCTGTGGCCGGGGACCGGGGCGCGTCGAGCGGGGAGCTGGCGGCCGCGGCCGCGGGGCAGCGGGCGGCGGCTGACCTGGCCTGGCACTACCTCGGGGGTTCTGCCGAACCGTGGCTGCTGGTCCTCGACAACGCCGACGACCCCTCGATCCTCGAGGACGGCGCCTGGCTGCGTGCCAGTGGGCGAGGCATCGTCCTGGTCACTACCCGGCATGCCACGTCACCGCTGTGGCACGCGCCTGGCACCCACCGCCATGCCCTCGGCGTGTTACCGCTGGACGACGCCGCCCAGGTCCTGTGCGACCTGGCGCCGGAGGCGGGGGACCTGCGGTCGGCGCGGAAGGTGGCCGCCCGCCTGGACGGCCTGCCGCTCGCGCTCACCCTGGCCGGTTCTCATCTCTCCCGCCAACTCCTGGAGTCGTGGTCCATGGACGAGTACGCGCGCAAACCGGACGAGGAGTCGACAACCATCGTCGACCGTGGCGCCGGCGGGTACGGCGGCACCCAGTCGCGCCATCTGGTCGGCGGCACCTGGCAGTTGTCCCTGGACGCGCTGGCGGGACAAGGACTGCCGGAGGCGACGACCGTGTTGCGTCTGCTGTCGTTCCTGGCGGCTGATCCGGTGCCGTTGAGCCTGCTGGCGCCGCTGGCCCGAGCGGAGATCGCGGTCGCCGGGCTCGAGCCGGAGCTGTCCCCGGAGCGTCTGGAGGCCGCACTGCGCGGCCTCCTCGACCACTCGCTGGCCGAGCTGGTCGAGACGGACGGGGTGCGCTGCGTCAAGGCGCACGGGGTGCTGCTGGACAGCGTGGCCTCGGGGACTTCCCACCGGCAGCGCAGCGTCCTCGGTGAGGTGGCCGTACGGCTGCTGGAGGAGGCGCTGCCCGAGCGGGGCACGCAGACGCCCCTGGCGCGCCGCGCGCTCGTCCTGCTGGCCCCGCACGGTTCGCGTCTGCTGGAGACGGCACCGGGCGAACGGTCGGCAGCCCTTGGCGTGCGGCTGGTGCGGCAGGTGTACGAGACTGCGGACTACGGCGTGGCCATGGTGCTCTCCCGGGCCGTCGCCGACCGGGCAGGGGCACTGCTGGGCGAGGACCATCCGGTGACGCTCGACGCCCGGGACGTGGTGGGCAGGGCGCTGTTCCGCATGGGCCACTACGAGGAGTCGGAGGCCGTGCACCGGCAGGTGCTCGCCCGTCGGCAGGCCATGCTCGGACCCGACCACCCGGACACCCTGCGCAGCTGTGCCGGCCTGCACCGGCCGCTCGACCTGCTGGACCGGGACGAGGAGGCCGAACACTGGCTGCGTCGCGCGATCGAGGGCATGCGCCGGGTGCTCGGCGACGATTCCCCCGAGACGCTGTACACCTGGACGTCCCTGCCCGAGGTCCTGTCGCAGCTCGGCAAGGAGCGGGAATGCGACGCAGAGCTGGCGCTGCTGATCCCGGCGTGCGAGCGGGCCCTGCCTGCGGCCCATCCCACGCTGGTCATGGCCCACCACATGCAGGCCTACGCGCTGTGGCAGTTCGGGCGGTTCGCCGAGGCGGAACCCGTGGCGCGCCGGGTGCTGGAGGACCGCATGCGCATCCTCGGGCCGGACAACCGTTTCACGTTCGCCGCACGGGGGCTGCTCGCCGAGATCGTGTACGGACTGGGCCACCGAGGCGAAGCGATGGAACTGATGACCCGGGTGGTCGAAGAACACGAACGCGTGCTCGGTCCCGAGCACCCCTCCGTCAGCCACTACAGCGCTGCACTGGCCCGTTACCGGACCGAAGACGCCACCCCCTGAATGCCCACCGTATTCTCCAACTCGGGGAGGTTGTCGTACGCGCCGACCTGGCGCCGGAACTTGTCGTGCCCACACGCTGCGCTGCTGAGCGTTCAGAGGCCGAAGCCGGCTCTCACCGGATGACCCTGCCGGGTGAGGCCTCCGCCGGGCAGCCATCGGCGCTGGGCCGCTGCCATCGGGAGAAGTCTCCCCTGGGGGCGATGAGTCACGGCCCCGGCGCCGGTATGTATCGTGGAGCCGCACACGACCCCCGGCGCGGTGCCGTCACTGTCAACACGAAGCGTCACCGCCGGATGTGAGACAGGGCCGAAGACCGTACAGACCCCCGAGCGGGTGCCTTCCGGCGTGCCGGAGGGTGACCTATCGAGTCCGTCCGCAGGTGCCTTCTAGCCTCGTCGGCATGCTGGGGCTTCCTGCACATGTCCGTGCCTGCCTGTTCGACCTCGACGGGGTGCTCACCCAGACCGCGAAGGTGCACGCGGCTGCCTGGAAGGAAATGTTCGACGGGTATCTCCGCGAACGCGCGACGCGCGAGGGGACCGAGTTCGTGCCGTTCGACGCGGTCGGCGACTACGACGAGTATGTGGACGGCCGTCCCCGTGAGGACGGCGTGCGTACGTTCCTCGCCGCACGCGGGGTGCGCCTGCCCGAGGGATCACCGGACGACCCGCCGGAGGCGGAGACGGTGAACGGTCTGGGCAACCGGAAGAACAGACTGGTCCTGCGGCGGATCCGCGAGGAGGGCGTGGAACCCTACGACGGCTCGGTCCGCTTCGTGCACGCGGCGCGGGCGGCGGGCCTGCGCTGCGCGGTGGTGTCGTCGAGCGCGAACACACGGGACGTCCTGCGAG
Above is a genomic segment from Streptomyces fodineus containing:
- a CDS encoding PP2C family protein-serine/threonine phosphatase — translated: MLPVLPALLLFIGLFVGLFTPRDVRPDAFLATAMISAAALLPLWGTVLIGVGACAIFVGLMVDFNDLGDATAYSELATLAAIAAFAVFFNRLLGRRAHQLVLVRSVAETAQLAVLHPVPRHLGHVTLESLYLAAAAEARIGGDLYEAMHTPHGVRLLIGDVRGKGLLAIQTAATLLSAFREAAHDAPDLPHLARRLETSMSRHASQYPGLPGSEIAERFITALLAEIPDDEPVVRTVTCGHPPPLLLHRGEVRELQPSAPSPPLNLGMLVGDGYHVDLAPFHPGDQLLLYTDGVTETRDRSGAFYPLTERIRSWSGEAPHHLLDHLHRDLIAYSGGELDDDIAALVARRRPSL
- a CDS encoding tetratricopeptide repeat protein, with translation MSELGARASGQGRIFQTTGDQYVQEHHHHYSADTVPLFAGEAGPYAGGSRPAAPDSVRIPLIGRPPRLLRDRAELCQALGTAVAGHGGEIHVVHGMGGCGKTALAYWLFTEAVREHRRVGFWVNASERMSLRAGMLAVAGDRGASSGELAAAAAGQRAAADLAWHYLGGSAEPWLLVLDNADDPSILEDGAWLRASGRGIVLVTTRHATSPLWHAPGTHRHALGVLPLDDAAQVLCDLAPEAGDLRSARKVAARLDGLPLALTLAGSHLSRQLLESWSMDEYARKPDEESTTIVDRGAGGYGGTQSRHLVGGTWQLSLDALAGQGLPEATTVLRLLSFLAADPVPLSLLAPLARAEIAVAGLEPELSPERLEAALRGLLDHSLAELVETDGVRCVKAHGVLLDSVASGTSHRQRSVLGEVAVRLLEEALPERGTQTPLARRALVLLAPHGSRLLETAPGERSAALGVRLVRQVYETADYGVAMVLSRAVADRAGALLGEDHPVTLDARDVVGRALFRMGHYEESEAVHRQVLARRQAMLGPDHPDTLRSCAGLHRPLDLLDRDEEAEHWLRRAIEGMRRVLGDDSPETLYTWTSLPEVLSQLGKERECDAELALLIPACERALPAAHPTLVMAHHMQAYALWQFGRFAEAEPVARRVLEDRMRILGPDNRFTFAARGLLAEIVYGLGHRGEAMELMTRVVEEHERVLGPEHPSVSHYSAALARYRTEDATP
- a CDS encoding HAD family hydrolase — protein: MLGLPAHVRACLFDLDGVLTQTAKVHAAAWKEMFDGYLRERATREGTEFVPFDAVGDYDEYVDGRPREDGVRTFLAARGVRLPEGSPDDPPEAETVNGLGNRKNRLVLRRIREEGVEPYDGSVRFVHAARAAGLRCAVVSSSANTRDVLRAAGIEDLFDERVDGVVAHERRLRGKPAPDTYLEAARGLETDPGQAAVFEDALAGVEAGRAGRFGVVVGVDRVGQAEQLRAHGADVVVRDLAELLEER